One part of the Streptomyces lydicus genome encodes these proteins:
- a CDS encoding DUF4190 domain-containing protein encodes MGITALVLGLVGLVLGLFIILFWISWLPALLAIVFGSIGVSQARKGLTTNKPMAVTGLVMGIVGLLISVGSAVFAVVAVKHVVDEARAKVKESKEERKSAAAEEKARHLSFGETYTFGNGLKVTVAEPAPFTPDAFAHGHAKGNKAVQVTVTVVNTGKERVSVPTGLPDVNDADGASAELVIDGSGRQKVITGYVLPGRTAVGKYAFSLPPAAADRIEVEFSPDAMRWDDAYWSGPTH; translated from the coding sequence ATGGGCATCACGGCACTGGTGCTCGGCCTGGTCGGCCTCGTCCTCGGGCTGTTCATCATCCTCTTCTGGATCTCCTGGTTGCCGGCCCTGCTGGCCATCGTCTTCGGCTCGATCGGAGTGAGCCAGGCGCGCAAGGGCCTGACCACCAACAAGCCCATGGCGGTCACCGGTCTCGTCATGGGCATCGTCGGTCTGCTGATTTCCGTCGGCAGCGCGGTTTTCGCCGTGGTGGCGGTCAAGCACGTCGTCGACGAGGCCCGCGCGAAGGTCAAGGAGTCCAAGGAGGAGCGGAAGTCGGCGGCGGCCGAGGAGAAGGCCCGGCACCTGTCCTTCGGAGAGACGTACACCTTCGGCAACGGACTGAAGGTCACGGTGGCCGAGCCGGCGCCGTTCACTCCTGACGCCTTCGCCCACGGACACGCCAAGGGCAACAAGGCCGTGCAGGTCACGGTCACCGTGGTCAACACCGGTAAGGAACGGGTCTCCGTCCCGACCGGGCTGCCGGACGTCAACGACGCCGACGGGGCCTCGGCCGAGCTGGTGATCGACGGCAGCGGTCGGCAGAAGGTCATCACCGGATACGTCCTGCCCGGCAGGACGGCCGTCGGCAAGTACGCCTTCTCGCTGCCGCCCGCTGCCGCCGACCGGATCGAGGTCGAGTTCAGCCCTGACGCGATGCGGTGGGACGACGCCTACTGGAGCGGCCCCACCC